From Astyanax mexicanus isolate ESR-SI-001 chromosome 13, AstMex3_surface, whole genome shotgun sequence, the proteins below share one genomic window:
- the fam131c gene encoding protein FAM131C, whose amino-acid sequence MVTMGACLCKGHQDLQNDQQHPMGELKYWSEGEPIAKGNHQPHNGSVTDKKDGSGYSIGELATSSLMGLVATIKEHITKPTAMAQGRVAHLIEWKGWGGETTAGGGWCGWTRDGGGWGGAGATLQEDEQLYSHLTDEIKEARFAAGVAEQFALAEASMEVWPSQDIVDQATVSTGPLQGADGLYLSQFLVDGGSLGVPQHLYSIHLDPNAVERANPLAPAQPPQPYFPQPESQHPLQEQRTLAPDGNVRHADSGSISEDEVFYD is encoded by the exons ATGGTCACCATGGGCGCCTGCCTCTGCAAAGGTCACCAAG ACCTTCAGAATGACCAGCAGCATCCCATGGGAGAACTTAAATATTGGTCTGAAGGAGAGCCCATTGCCAAG GGCAATCATCAGCCTCACAATGGCTCTGTGACAGATAAGAAGGACGGCAGTGGCTACAGCATCGGGGAGCTGGCGACGTCCTCCTTGATGG GTCTGGTGGCCACTATTAAGGAGCACATCACTAAGCCTACGGCGATGGCGCAGGGTCGAGTTGCCCACCTGATCGAGTGGAAGGGTTGGGGAGGTGAGACGACAGCTGGAGGGGGTTGGTGCGGCTGGACTCGGGACGGAGGGGGCTGGGGAGGAGCGGGGGCTACGCTGCAGGAGGACGAGCAGCTCTACTCCCACCTGACGGACGAGATCAAGGAGGCACGCTTTGCTGCAG GAGTAGCAGAACAGTTTGCTTTGGCTGAGGCGTCGATGGAAGTATGGCCTTCACAAGACATTGTAGATCAAGCCACAGTCAGCACAGGCCCATTACAAG GTGCTGATGGCCTGTATCTCTCTCAGTTTCTCGTGGATGGAGGAAGTCTGGGTGTCCCCCAGCATCTGTACAGTATACACTTGGACCCCAACGCTGTTGAAAGAGCTAATCCTCTGGCACCGGCACAGCCCCCTCAACCTTACTTCCCTCAGCCAGAATCACAGCACCCCCTACAGGAGCAGAGGACTTTAGCACCTGATGGCAACGTACGGCACGCCGACAGCGGCTCAATTTCAGAAGATGAGGTTTTTTATGATTGA